The sequence GGGGCATATGTCGGGGAGCCGGTCTGATCGTCGACGACCGTGACGTCGCGACGCACGGCTTCGAGGCGGCGCATGGTGCCGACGAAGTCGGTGCTGGCCGGACCGCCGGTGTAGACCCAGGCGGTCCGGACAACCGTGGCACGCGGGTCGATCTCGAAAACGGCTCGTTCGCCGGCCAGTTTCGAGGCGCCGTAGACCGTTTCCGGCTCGCCGGTCACATCTCCGGGTTCGTACGGGGTGCTGCGGCGCGGCCCCTCGTCGGTGGCCGCCGCTCCCGCGAAGACGTAATCGGTGGACACGTGGATCAGACGCGCGCCGGTCGTGGCGGACATCCGAGCGAGATGGCCCGGTCCATCACGGTTCACCGCGAAGGCGCGTCCGCTGTCCGTCTGCGCGCCGTCGACATCGGTGTAGGCAGCGCAGTTGAGGACCACGTCCCCCGGTCCGAGCCCCGCGAGGGCGTCGGCCACCGACGTCGCGTCGACGATGTCGATGTCGGCCGAAGTGAGGCCATGTAGCCGCGCGGGCGCCTTGTCGGACGCCCGAAGCGCCTTGCCGAGCTGTCCGCCCGCGCCGACGATGTAGGTGGTCGAACTCATGGAACACATGGTGCCGTACCGAGATCACGAGCACGCGGACCCCGATCCGTGATGTGGGTCTCGACGGGAGCGCTCGGCGTTGCACCGTCGAATTCTCGCTTCACTTCAGTAGCCTGACGTCAGCACAGCACCATCCGAAACG is a genomic window of Gordonia sp. SID5947 containing:
- the rfbD gene encoding dTDP-4-dehydrorhamnose reductase: MSSTTYIVGAGGQLGKALRASDKAPARLHGLTSADIDIVDATSVADALAGLGPGDVVLNCAAYTDVDGAQTDSGRAFAVNRDGPGHLARMSATTGARLIHVSTDYVFAGAAATDEGPRRSTPYEPGDVTGEPETVYGASKLAGERAVFEIDPRATVVRTAWVYTGGPASTDFVGTMRRLEAVRRDVTVVDDQTGSPTYAPDLADGLWELVAADPDGSTAGAVLHATNAGSVSWYQVARAVFEEVGADPERVRPCSTDEFPRPAPRPAYSVLSGASWASAGLTPLRDWRAALHAAVAGRRAGRG